The following are encoded together in the Neomonachus schauinslandi chromosome 15, ASM220157v2, whole genome shotgun sequence genome:
- the FLCN gene encoding folliculin isoform X3 — translation MCATKCVALRIRSFFFPSPRKHQALDLQYGRRCPARLIWKRPCVLLSRRDGARVILLSLKASCCLQDTMNAIVALCHFCELHGPRTLFCTEVLHAPLPQGAGNGDSPGQGEQAEEEEGGIQMSSRIRAHSPAEGASAESSSPGPKKSDMCEGCRSLAAGHPGYISHDKETSIKYVSHQHPNHPQLFSIVRQACVRSLSCEVCPGREGPIFFGDEQHGFVFSHTFFIKDSLARGFQRWYSIIAIMMDRIYLINSWPFLLGKIRGIIDELQGKALKVFEAEQFGCPQRAQRMNTAFTPFLHQRNGNAARSLTSLTSDDNLWACLHTSFAWLLKACGSRLTEKLLEGAPTEDTLVQMEKLADLEEESESWDNSEAEEEEKAPVLPEGAEGRELTKCPTDSSLLSDCGNWQPRKMSVFKSLRHMRQVLGAPSFRMLAWHVLMGNQVIWKSRDADLVQSAFEVLRTMLPVGCVRIIPYSNQYEEAYRCNFLGLSPHVQIPSHVLASEFAVVVEAHSAPRSSLHPAGCEDDQSLSKYEFVVTSGSPVAADRVGPTILNKMEAALTNQNLSVGVVDQCLVCLKEEWMKWTVGPKRTRRSS, via the exons ATGTGCGCCACCAAGTGCGTTGCTCTTAGAATccgctctttttttttcccctcacctaGAAAACATCAGGCCTTAGACCTGCAGTATGGCCGCCGTTGCCCTGCCCGACTCATTTGGAAAAGGCCTTGTGTGCTCTTGTCTAGGCGGGATGGTGCACGTGTGATTTTGCTGAGTTTAAAG GCCTCCTGCTGTCTCCAGGACACCATGAATGCCATTGTCGCTCTCTGTCACTTCTGTGAGCTCCACGGCCCCCGCACTCTCTTTTGCACAGAAGTTCTGCACGCCCCACTTCCTCAAGGGGCTGGGAATGGGGACAGCCCTGGCCAGGGCGAACaggccgaggaggaggagggtggcaTTCAGATGAGCAGTCGGATCCGCGCTCACAGTCCAGCGGAAGGGGCCAGCGCAGAGTCCAGCAGCCCGGGGCCCAAAAAGTCGGACATGTGCGAG GGCTGCCGGTCCCTTGCTGCCGGACATCCCGGGTATATCAGCCATGATAAAGAGACCTCGATTAAATATGTCAGTCACCAGCACCCCAACCACCCTCAGCTCTTCAGCATTGTCCGCCAGGCCTGTGTACGGAGCCTAAGCTGTGAG GTCTGCCCTGGCCGGGAAGGCCCTATCTTCTTTGGGGACGAGCAGCATGGTTTCGTGTTCAGCCACACTTTCTTCATCAAAGACAGCCTGGCCAGGGGCTTCCAGCGCTGGTACAGCATCATTGCCATCATGATGGACCGGATTTACCTCATCAACTCCTGGCCCTTCCTGCTTGGGAAGATCCGAGGGATCATTGACGAACTGCAGGGCAAGGCACTCAAG GTGTTTGAGGCAGAGCAGTTTGGCTGCCCGCAGCGCGCCCAGAGGATGAACACGGCCTTCACACCCTTCCTGCATCAACGCAATGGCAATGCGGCTCGTTCGTTGACATCCTTGACGAGCGATGACAACTTGTGGGCATGCCTTCACACCTCCTTTGCTTG GCTCCTGAAGGCGTGTGGCAGCCGGCTGACTGAGAAGCTCCTGGAGGGTGCACCCACCGAGGACACCTTGGTCCAGATGGAGAAGCTTGCAG ACTTGGAAGAGGAATCCGAAAGCTGGGACAACTCCGAGgctgaagaggaggagaaagctCCTGTCTTGCCAGAGGGTGCAGAGGGGCGGGAGCTGACCAAGTGCCCAACAGATTCTTCCTTGCTCTCAGACTGTGGAAACTGGCAGCCCCGAAAGATGTCTGTCTTTAAGTCCCTTCGGCACATGAGGCAG GTCCTGGGTGCCCCGTCCTTTCGCATGTTGGCCTGGCATGTTCTCATGGGGAACCAAGTGATCTGGAAAAGTAGAGACGCAGACCTTGTCCAGTCAGCTTTTGAAGTTCTTCGG ACGATGCTGCCAGTGGGCTGTGTCCGCATCATCCCTTACAGCAACCAGTACGAGGAGGCCTACCGCTGCAACTTCCTGGGGCTCAGCCCACACGTGCAGATCCCCTCCCACGTGCTGGCCTCAG AATTTGCTGTCGTCGTGGAGGCCCATTCAGCCCCTCGCTCCAGCCTCCACCCAGCCGGGTGCGAGGATGACCAGTCCCTCAGCAAGTACGAGTTTGTTGTGACCAGTGGAAGTCCTGTAGCTGCGGACCGAG TTGGCCCCACCATCCTGAATAAGATGGAAGCAGCTCTGACCAACCAGAATCTGTCTGTGGGTGTGGTGGACCAGTGCCTCGTCTGCCTTAAGGAAGAGTGGATGAA GTGGACAGTCGGCCCAAAGAGGACACGCAGAAGCTCCTGA
- the FLCN gene encoding folliculin isoform X1 — protein MCATKCVALRIRSFFFPSPRKHQALDLQYGRRCPARLIWKRPCVLLSRRDGARVILLSLKASCCLQDTMNAIVALCHFCELHGPRTLFCTEVLHAPLPQGAGNGDSPGQGEQAEEEEGGIQMSSRIRAHSPAEGASAESSSPGPKKSDMCEGCRSLAAGHPGYISHDKETSIKYVSHQHPNHPQLFSIVRQACVRSLSCEVCPGREGPIFFGDEQHGFVFSHTFFIKDSLARGFQRWYSIIAIMMDRIYLINSWPFLLGKIRGIIDELQGKALKVFEAEQFGCPQRAQRMNTAFTPFLHQRNGNAARSLTSLTSDDNLWACLHTSFAWLLKACGSRLTEKLLEGAPTEDTLVQMEKLADLEEESESWDNSEAEEEEKAPVLPEGAEGRELTKCPTDSSLLSDCGNWQPRKMSVFKSLRHMRQVLGAPSFRMLAWHVLMGNQVIWKSRDADLVQSAFEVLRTMLPVGCVRIIPYSNQYEEAYRCNFLGLSPHVQIPSHVLASEFAVVVEAHSAPRSSLHPAGCEDDQSLSKYEFVVTSGSPVAADRVGPTILNKMEAALTNQNLSVGVVDQCLVCLKEEWMNKVKVLFKFTKVDSRPKEDTQKLLNILGASEEDNVKLLKFWMTGLSKTYKSHLMSTVRSPTASEPRN, from the exons ATGTGCGCCACCAAGTGCGTTGCTCTTAGAATccgctctttttttttcccctcacctaGAAAACATCAGGCCTTAGACCTGCAGTATGGCCGCCGTTGCCCTGCCCGACTCATTTGGAAAAGGCCTTGTGTGCTCTTGTCTAGGCGGGATGGTGCACGTGTGATTTTGCTGAGTTTAAAG GCCTCCTGCTGTCTCCAGGACACCATGAATGCCATTGTCGCTCTCTGTCACTTCTGTGAGCTCCACGGCCCCCGCACTCTCTTTTGCACAGAAGTTCTGCACGCCCCACTTCCTCAAGGGGCTGGGAATGGGGACAGCCCTGGCCAGGGCGAACaggccgaggaggaggagggtggcaTTCAGATGAGCAGTCGGATCCGCGCTCACAGTCCAGCGGAAGGGGCCAGCGCAGAGTCCAGCAGCCCGGGGCCCAAAAAGTCGGACATGTGCGAG GGCTGCCGGTCCCTTGCTGCCGGACATCCCGGGTATATCAGCCATGATAAAGAGACCTCGATTAAATATGTCAGTCACCAGCACCCCAACCACCCTCAGCTCTTCAGCATTGTCCGCCAGGCCTGTGTACGGAGCCTAAGCTGTGAG GTCTGCCCTGGCCGGGAAGGCCCTATCTTCTTTGGGGACGAGCAGCATGGTTTCGTGTTCAGCCACACTTTCTTCATCAAAGACAGCCTGGCCAGGGGCTTCCAGCGCTGGTACAGCATCATTGCCATCATGATGGACCGGATTTACCTCATCAACTCCTGGCCCTTCCTGCTTGGGAAGATCCGAGGGATCATTGACGAACTGCAGGGCAAGGCACTCAAG GTGTTTGAGGCAGAGCAGTTTGGCTGCCCGCAGCGCGCCCAGAGGATGAACACGGCCTTCACACCCTTCCTGCATCAACGCAATGGCAATGCGGCTCGTTCGTTGACATCCTTGACGAGCGATGACAACTTGTGGGCATGCCTTCACACCTCCTTTGCTTG GCTCCTGAAGGCGTGTGGCAGCCGGCTGACTGAGAAGCTCCTGGAGGGTGCACCCACCGAGGACACCTTGGTCCAGATGGAGAAGCTTGCAG ACTTGGAAGAGGAATCCGAAAGCTGGGACAACTCCGAGgctgaagaggaggagaaagctCCTGTCTTGCCAGAGGGTGCAGAGGGGCGGGAGCTGACCAAGTGCCCAACAGATTCTTCCTTGCTCTCAGACTGTGGAAACTGGCAGCCCCGAAAGATGTCTGTCTTTAAGTCCCTTCGGCACATGAGGCAG GTCCTGGGTGCCCCGTCCTTTCGCATGTTGGCCTGGCATGTTCTCATGGGGAACCAAGTGATCTGGAAAAGTAGAGACGCAGACCTTGTCCAGTCAGCTTTTGAAGTTCTTCGG ACGATGCTGCCAGTGGGCTGTGTCCGCATCATCCCTTACAGCAACCAGTACGAGGAGGCCTACCGCTGCAACTTCCTGGGGCTCAGCCCACACGTGCAGATCCCCTCCCACGTGCTGGCCTCAG AATTTGCTGTCGTCGTGGAGGCCCATTCAGCCCCTCGCTCCAGCCTCCACCCAGCCGGGTGCGAGGATGACCAGTCCCTCAGCAAGTACGAGTTTGTTGTGACCAGTGGAAGTCCTGTAGCTGCGGACCGAG TTGGCCCCACCATCCTGAATAAGATGGAAGCAGCTCTGACCAACCAGAATCTGTCTGTGGGTGTGGTGGACCAGTGCCTCGTCTGCCTTAAGGAAGAGTGGATGAA CAAAGTGAAGGTCCTTTTCAAATTCACCAAGGTGGACAGTCGGCCCAAAGAGGACACGCAGAAGCTCCTGAATATCCTCGGAGCATCTGAAGAGGACAATGTCAAGCTGCTCAAGTTCTGGATGACGGGCCTGAGCAAAACCTACAAGTCCCACCTCATGTCCACGGTCCGCAGCCCCACAGCCTCAGAGCCTCGTAATTGA
- the FLCN gene encoding folliculin isoform X4 — protein sequence MNAIVALCHFCELHGPRTLFCTEVLHAPLPQGAGNGDSPGQGEQAEEEEGGIQMSSRIRAHSPAEGASAESSSPGPKKSDMCEGCRSLAAGHPGYISHDKETSIKYVSHQHPNHPQLFSIVRQACVRSLSCEVCPGREGPIFFGDEQHGFVFSHTFFIKDSLARGFQRWYSIIAIMMDRIYLINSWPFLLGKIRGIIDELQGKALKVFEAEQFGCPQRAQRMNTAFTPFLHQRNGNAARSLTSLTSDDNLWACLHTSFAWLLKACGSRLTEKLLEGAPTEDTLVQMEKLADLEEESESWDNSEAEEEEKAPVLPEGAEGRELTKCPTDSSLLSDCGNWQPRKMSVFKSLRHMRQVLGAPSFRMLAWHVLMGNQVIWKSRDADLVQSAFEVLRTMLPVGCVRIIPYSNQYEEAYRCNFLGLSPHVQIPSHVLASEFAVVVEAHSAPRSSLHPAGCEDDQSLSKYEFVVTSGSPVAADRVGPTILNKMEAALTNQNLSVGVVDQCLVCLKEEWMNKVKVLFKFTKVDSRPKEDTQKLLNILGASEEDNVKLLKFWMTGLSKTYKSHLMSTVRSPTASEPRN from the exons ATGAATGCCATTGTCGCTCTCTGTCACTTCTGTGAGCTCCACGGCCCCCGCACTCTCTTTTGCACAGAAGTTCTGCACGCCCCACTTCCTCAAGGGGCTGGGAATGGGGACAGCCCTGGCCAGGGCGAACaggccgaggaggaggagggtggcaTTCAGATGAGCAGTCGGATCCGCGCTCACAGTCCAGCGGAAGGGGCCAGCGCAGAGTCCAGCAGCCCGGGGCCCAAAAAGTCGGACATGTGCGAG GGCTGCCGGTCCCTTGCTGCCGGACATCCCGGGTATATCAGCCATGATAAAGAGACCTCGATTAAATATGTCAGTCACCAGCACCCCAACCACCCTCAGCTCTTCAGCATTGTCCGCCAGGCCTGTGTACGGAGCCTAAGCTGTGAG GTCTGCCCTGGCCGGGAAGGCCCTATCTTCTTTGGGGACGAGCAGCATGGTTTCGTGTTCAGCCACACTTTCTTCATCAAAGACAGCCTGGCCAGGGGCTTCCAGCGCTGGTACAGCATCATTGCCATCATGATGGACCGGATTTACCTCATCAACTCCTGGCCCTTCCTGCTTGGGAAGATCCGAGGGATCATTGACGAACTGCAGGGCAAGGCACTCAAG GTGTTTGAGGCAGAGCAGTTTGGCTGCCCGCAGCGCGCCCAGAGGATGAACACGGCCTTCACACCCTTCCTGCATCAACGCAATGGCAATGCGGCTCGTTCGTTGACATCCTTGACGAGCGATGACAACTTGTGGGCATGCCTTCACACCTCCTTTGCTTG GCTCCTGAAGGCGTGTGGCAGCCGGCTGACTGAGAAGCTCCTGGAGGGTGCACCCACCGAGGACACCTTGGTCCAGATGGAGAAGCTTGCAG ACTTGGAAGAGGAATCCGAAAGCTGGGACAACTCCGAGgctgaagaggaggagaaagctCCTGTCTTGCCAGAGGGTGCAGAGGGGCGGGAGCTGACCAAGTGCCCAACAGATTCTTCCTTGCTCTCAGACTGTGGAAACTGGCAGCCCCGAAAGATGTCTGTCTTTAAGTCCCTTCGGCACATGAGGCAG GTCCTGGGTGCCCCGTCCTTTCGCATGTTGGCCTGGCATGTTCTCATGGGGAACCAAGTGATCTGGAAAAGTAGAGACGCAGACCTTGTCCAGTCAGCTTTTGAAGTTCTTCGG ACGATGCTGCCAGTGGGCTGTGTCCGCATCATCCCTTACAGCAACCAGTACGAGGAGGCCTACCGCTGCAACTTCCTGGGGCTCAGCCCACACGTGCAGATCCCCTCCCACGTGCTGGCCTCAG AATTTGCTGTCGTCGTGGAGGCCCATTCAGCCCCTCGCTCCAGCCTCCACCCAGCCGGGTGCGAGGATGACCAGTCCCTCAGCAAGTACGAGTTTGTTGTGACCAGTGGAAGTCCTGTAGCTGCGGACCGAG TTGGCCCCACCATCCTGAATAAGATGGAAGCAGCTCTGACCAACCAGAATCTGTCTGTGGGTGTGGTGGACCAGTGCCTCGTCTGCCTTAAGGAAGAGTGGATGAA CAAAGTGAAGGTCCTTTTCAAATTCACCAAGGTGGACAGTCGGCCCAAAGAGGACACGCAGAAGCTCCTGAATATCCTCGGAGCATCTGAAGAGGACAATGTCAAGCTGCTCAAGTTCTGGATGACGGGCCTGAGCAAAACCTACAAGTCCCACCTCATGTCCACGGTCCGCAGCCCCACAGCCTCAGAGCCTCGTAATTGA
- the FLCN gene encoding folliculin isoform X2: MCATKCVALRIRSFFFPSPRKHQALDLQYGRRCPARLIWKRPCVLLSRRDGARVILLSLKASCCLQDTMNAIVALCHFCELHGPRTLFCTEVLHAPLPQGAGNGDSPGQGEQAEEEEGGIQMSSRIRAHSPAEGASAESSSPGPKKSDMCEGCRSLAAGHPGYISHDKETSIKYVSHQHPNHPQLFSIVRQACVRSLSCEVCPGREGPIFFGDEQHGFVFSHTFFIKDSLARGFQRWYSIIAIMMDRIYLINSWPFLLGKIRGIIDELQGKALKVFEAEQFGCPQRAQRMNTAFTPFLHQRNGNAARSLTSLTSDDNLWACLHTSFAWLLKACGSRLTEKLLEGAPTEDTLVQMEKLADLEEESESWDNSEAEEEEKAPVLPEGAEGRELTKCPTDSSLLSDCGNWQPRKMSVFKSLRHMRQVLGAPSFRMLAWHVLMGNQVIWKSRDADLVQSAFEVLRTMLPVGCVRIIPYSNQYEEAYRCNFLGLSPHVQIPSHVLASVGPTILNKMEAALTNQNLSVGVVDQCLVCLKEEWMNKVKVLFKFTKVDSRPKEDTQKLLNILGASEEDNVKLLKFWMTGLSKTYKSHLMSTVRSPTASEPRN, encoded by the exons ATGTGCGCCACCAAGTGCGTTGCTCTTAGAATccgctctttttttttcccctcacctaGAAAACATCAGGCCTTAGACCTGCAGTATGGCCGCCGTTGCCCTGCCCGACTCATTTGGAAAAGGCCTTGTGTGCTCTTGTCTAGGCGGGATGGTGCACGTGTGATTTTGCTGAGTTTAAAG GCCTCCTGCTGTCTCCAGGACACCATGAATGCCATTGTCGCTCTCTGTCACTTCTGTGAGCTCCACGGCCCCCGCACTCTCTTTTGCACAGAAGTTCTGCACGCCCCACTTCCTCAAGGGGCTGGGAATGGGGACAGCCCTGGCCAGGGCGAACaggccgaggaggaggagggtggcaTTCAGATGAGCAGTCGGATCCGCGCTCACAGTCCAGCGGAAGGGGCCAGCGCAGAGTCCAGCAGCCCGGGGCCCAAAAAGTCGGACATGTGCGAG GGCTGCCGGTCCCTTGCTGCCGGACATCCCGGGTATATCAGCCATGATAAAGAGACCTCGATTAAATATGTCAGTCACCAGCACCCCAACCACCCTCAGCTCTTCAGCATTGTCCGCCAGGCCTGTGTACGGAGCCTAAGCTGTGAG GTCTGCCCTGGCCGGGAAGGCCCTATCTTCTTTGGGGACGAGCAGCATGGTTTCGTGTTCAGCCACACTTTCTTCATCAAAGACAGCCTGGCCAGGGGCTTCCAGCGCTGGTACAGCATCATTGCCATCATGATGGACCGGATTTACCTCATCAACTCCTGGCCCTTCCTGCTTGGGAAGATCCGAGGGATCATTGACGAACTGCAGGGCAAGGCACTCAAG GTGTTTGAGGCAGAGCAGTTTGGCTGCCCGCAGCGCGCCCAGAGGATGAACACGGCCTTCACACCCTTCCTGCATCAACGCAATGGCAATGCGGCTCGTTCGTTGACATCCTTGACGAGCGATGACAACTTGTGGGCATGCCTTCACACCTCCTTTGCTTG GCTCCTGAAGGCGTGTGGCAGCCGGCTGACTGAGAAGCTCCTGGAGGGTGCACCCACCGAGGACACCTTGGTCCAGATGGAGAAGCTTGCAG ACTTGGAAGAGGAATCCGAAAGCTGGGACAACTCCGAGgctgaagaggaggagaaagctCCTGTCTTGCCAGAGGGTGCAGAGGGGCGGGAGCTGACCAAGTGCCCAACAGATTCTTCCTTGCTCTCAGACTGTGGAAACTGGCAGCCCCGAAAGATGTCTGTCTTTAAGTCCCTTCGGCACATGAGGCAG GTCCTGGGTGCCCCGTCCTTTCGCATGTTGGCCTGGCATGTTCTCATGGGGAACCAAGTGATCTGGAAAAGTAGAGACGCAGACCTTGTCCAGTCAGCTTTTGAAGTTCTTCGG ACGATGCTGCCAGTGGGCTGTGTCCGCATCATCCCTTACAGCAACCAGTACGAGGAGGCCTACCGCTGCAACTTCCTGGGGCTCAGCCCACACGTGCAGATCCCCTCCCACGTGCTGGCCTCAG TTGGCCCCACCATCCTGAATAAGATGGAAGCAGCTCTGACCAACCAGAATCTGTCTGTGGGTGTGGTGGACCAGTGCCTCGTCTGCCTTAAGGAAGAGTGGATGAA CAAAGTGAAGGTCCTTTTCAAATTCACCAAGGTGGACAGTCGGCCCAAAGAGGACACGCAGAAGCTCCTGAATATCCTCGGAGCATCTGAAGAGGACAATGTCAAGCTGCTCAAGTTCTGGATGACGGGCCTGAGCAAAACCTACAAGTCCCACCTCATGTCCACGGTCCGCAGCCCCACAGCCTCAGAGCCTCGTAATTGA